A genomic region of Saccopteryx bilineata isolate mSacBil1 chromosome 1, mSacBil1_pri_phased_curated, whole genome shotgun sequence contains the following coding sequences:
- the FZD4 gene encoding frizzled-4, with protein sequence MAWRGAGPSVLGAPGGFDLNLRLLLVLLLLFEPAWGFGDEEERRCDPIRISMCQNLGYNVTKMPNLVGHELQTDAELQLTTFTPLIQYGCSSQLQFFLCSVYVPMCTEKINIPIGPCGGMCLSVKRRCEPVLKEFGFAWPESLNCSKFPPQNDHNHMCMEGPGDEEVPLPHKTPIQPGEECHSVGTNSDQYIWAKRSLNCVLKCGYDAGLYSRSAKEFTDIWMAVWASLCFSSTAFTVLTFLIDSSRFSYPERPIIFLSMCYNIYSIAYIVRLTVGRERISCDFEEAAEPVLIQEGLKNTGCAIIFLLMYFFGMASSIWWVILTLTWFLAAGLKWGHEAIEMHSSYFHIAAWAIPAVKTIVILIMRLVDADELTGLCYVGNQNLDALTGFVVAPLFTYLVIGTLFIAAGLVALFKIRSNLQKDGTKTDKLERLMVKIGVFSVLYTVPATCVIACYFYEISNWALFRYSADDSNMAVEMLKIFMSLLVGITSGMWIWSAKTLHTWQKCSNRLVNSGKVKREKRGNGWVKPGKGNETVV encoded by the exons ATGGCCTGGAGGGGCGCAGGGCCGAGCGTCCTGGGGGCGCCCGGAGGCTTCGATCTCAATCTGCGGTTGCTGTTGGTGTTGCTGCTGCTCTTCGAGCCGGCTTGGGGATTCGGGGACGAGGAAGAGCGGCGCTGCGACCCCATCCGCATCTCTATGTGCCAGAACCTGGGCTACAACGTGACCAAGATGCCCAACCTTGTGGGGCATGAGCTGCAAACGGACGCTGAGCTGCAGCTGACAACTTTCACGCCGCTCATCCAGTACGGCTGCTCCAGCCAGCTGCAG TTCTTCCTTTGTTCCGTGTATGTGCCAATGTGCACAGAGAAGATTAACATCCCCATCGGCCCATGCGGCGGCATGTGTCTTTCAGTCAAGAGACGCTGTGAACCTGTCCTGAAGGAATTTGGATTTGCATGGCCGGAGAGCCTGAACTGTAGTAAATTCCCACCACAGAATGACCACAACCACATGTGCATGGAAGGGCCAGGTGATGAGGAGGTGCCGTTACCGCACAAAACCCCCATCCAGCCTGGGGAAGAGTGCCATTCCGTGGGAACCAATTCCGATCAGTACATCTGGGCGAAAAGGAGCCTGAACTGCGTTCTCAAGTGTGGCTATGATGCTGGCTTATACAGCCGCTCGGCCAAGGAGTTCACTGATATCTGGATGGCCGTGTGGGCCAGCCTATGCTTCAGCTCCACCGCCTTCACAGTGCTGACCTTCCTGATAGATTCTTCCAGGTTTTCCTATCCTGAGCGCCCCATCATATTTCTCAGTATGTGCTATAATATTTATAGCATTGCTTATATTGTCAGGCTGACTGTAGGCCGGGAAAGGATATCCTGCGATTTTGAAGAGGCAGCAGAACCCGTTCTCATCCAAGAAGGACTTAAGAACACAGGATGTGCAATCATTTTCTTGCTGATGTACTTTTTTGGAATGGCCAGTTCCATCTGGTGGGTTATTCTGACACTTACTTGGTTTTTGGCAGCTGGACTCAAATGGGGTCATGAAGCCATTGAAATGCACAGCTCTTATTTCCACATTGctgcctgggccatccccgcGGTGAAAACTATTGTCATCTTGATTATGAGACTGGTGGATGCAGATGAACTCACTGGCCTGTGCTACGTTGGGAACCAAAACCTTGATGCCCTCACGGGCTTTGTGGTGGCTCCCCTCTTCACTTACTTGGTAATCGGAACTTTGTTCATTGCTGCAGGTTTGGTGGCCTTGTTCAAGATTCGGTCAAATCTTCAAAAGGATGGGACAAAGACAGACAAGTTGGAAAGGTTGATGGTCAAGATTGGGGTCTTCTCAGTCCTGTACACAGTTCCTGCCACCTGTGTGATTGCCTGTTATTTCTATGAAATCTCCAACTGGGCGCTTTTCCGGTATTCTGCAGATGACTCCAATATGGCAGttgaaatgttgaaaatttttatgtctttgcTGGTAGGCATCACTTCAGGCATGTGGATTTGGTCTGCCAAAACTCTTCACACATGGCAGAAGTGTTCCAACAGATTGGTGAATTCTGGGaaggtaaagagagaaaaaagagggaatggTTGGGTAAAGCCCGGGAAAGGCAATGAAACTGTGGTATAA